One stretch of Candidatus Bathyarchaeia archaeon DNA includes these proteins:
- a CDS encoding DUF1801 domain-containing protein yields the protein MKTNKKVDAYIAKQNPPQKEVCQKLRLLIHERLPNTKEEMKWGVPTFGGGKFYIVALKDHVNLGFSLRGLSEEEIGCLEGNGKTMRHIEIAQTKDIDQQKIVHLLRLVSDKSEGF from the coding sequence ATGAAAACAAACAAAAAAGTAGACGCCTACATAGCCAAACAAAATCCGCCCCAAAAAGAGGTTTGCCAAAAACTTCGACTCCTCATCCACGAAAGGCTGCCCAACACCAAGGAGGAAATGAAGTGGGGAGTACCAACATTTGGAGGAGGAAAATTTTACATTGTCGCCCTAAAAGACCATGTTAACCTAGGTTTCTCCTTAAGAGGTCTCTCGGAGGAGGAAATTGGCTGTTTGGAGGGCAACGGCAAAACCATGCGGCACATCGAAATTGCCCAAACCAAAGACATTGATCAACAAAAAATTGTGCATCTGCTCAGATTGGTCTCCGACAAAAGTGAAGGCTTCTAA
- a CDS encoding class I SAM-dependent methyltransferase has product MKPHKPEGTDHYFSEKPKSPAHFGLIHTSLRGRSFEFTTASSVFSTKRVDSGTRILIENMVLPQQGWVHDVGCGYGAVGIAAAKFNPALHLVLTDVNRRAVLLARQNAQKNRALNVEVHQGSLYEPVQEIRFKAVLSNPPVSAGMQIVQAIIQGAPTVLECGGTLQMVVRSKIGKKTLPEKFMEAFGNVEVLAIESGYRVLIAQKQ; this is encoded by the coding sequence ATGAAGCCCCATAAACCTGAAGGCACAGACCACTACTTCTCTGAGAAACCCAAAAGCCCCGCCCACTTCGGGCTCATACACACCAGCCTTCGCGGGAGAAGCTTCGAGTTCACCACGGCAAGCAGCGTTTTCAGCACCAAACGTGTAGACTCAGGCACCCGTATTCTTATAGAAAACATGGTTCTACCCCAACAGGGATGGGTACATGATGTGGGGTGCGGTTACGGCGCTGTTGGCATTGCAGCAGCCAAATTCAACCCCGCCCTCCACTTGGTTCTTACGGACGTGAACCGCAGGGCAGTGCTTTTGGCAAGACAAAACGCCCAAAAAAACCGCGCCCTCAACGTGGAAGTTCACCAAGGCAGCCTCTACGAGCCTGTGCAAGAAATCAGGTTCAAGGCGGTGCTTTCGAACCCACCAGTAAGTGCAGGCATGCAGATTGTCCAAGCCATAATCCAAGGCGCGCCCACAGTTCTAGAATGCGGGGGCACGTTGCAGATGGTGGTGCGCAGCAAAATCGGCAAAAAAACCCTCCCCGAAAAGTTCATGGAAGCCTTTGGGAATGTGGAGGTTTTGGCGATAGAAAGCGGATACCGCGTTCTTATTGCCCAAAAACAATAG
- a CDS encoding metal ABC transporter substrate-binding protein, with protein MNTKQKMFLAATIIVIICISAASAFLLMPSESSNLKIVATFYPLAFLSQQIGGDHIEVTQLVPDNTEIHSWEPSASHIVATQEADIIVYNGGGADHWMEDDILPVISSTKTQTIVQTTQGLTLLPSSGDEHDHGSYDPHTWLSPYMAKQQAEKIYNAIVQADPEHESYYTERWLNLKSTLEQLDADYTTGLSTKQKEDIFVSHAAFGYLASRYGFEQHGVIGLSADEQPSAAAIANIVNMMKEHQVFVVYVDPVYSTQYAQTMKSELEAQTGQQVTILELHLMLGPTSEKDYIEQMQTNLANLKIGLEATS; from the coding sequence ATGAACACAAAACAGAAAATGTTCCTCGCAGCAACCATCATAGTAATCATATGCATAAGCGCAGCCTCAGCGTTTCTGCTAATGCCGTCAGAATCTTCCAACCTCAAAATCGTAGCCACCTTCTACCCGCTTGCCTTTCTCAGTCAACAAATAGGCGGCGACCACATAGAAGTAACCCAGCTGGTACCCGACAACACCGAAATTCATTCATGGGAACCCTCTGCCTCACACATTGTTGCCACCCAAGAGGCAGACATCATAGTTTACAACGGCGGAGGAGCAGACCACTGGATGGAAGACGACATCCTGCCCGTTATCTCAAGCACAAAAACCCAAACCATCGTGCAAACAACTCAGGGACTAACCCTTCTGCCAAGTAGCGGAGATGAGCACGACCACGGCAGCTATGACCCCCACACTTGGCTAAGCCCCTATATGGCTAAGCAGCAAGCCGAAAAAATCTACAACGCCATCGTGCAAGCAGATCCCGAACACGAAAGCTACTACACTGAACGCTGGCTCAATCTCAAAAGCACGTTAGAACAGTTAGACGCCGACTACACCACAGGGCTCTCCACCAAACAGAAAGAAGATATTTTTGTGTCCCACGCCGCCTTCGGATACCTTGCCAGCAGATACGGCTTTGAACAGCACGGCGTAATCGGGCTCTCTGCAGATGAGCAACCAAGCGCCGCCGCCATCGCCAACATCGTGAACATGATGAAAGAACACCAAGTCTTCGTCGTTTATGTCGACCCCGTCTACTCCACCCAGTATGCCCAGACAATGAAAAGCGAGTTAGAGGCGCAGACAGGACAACAGGTCACAATTTTAGAGTTGCATTTGATGCTGGGTCCAACAAGCGAAAAAGATTATATTGAGCAAATGCAGACAAACTTGGCTAACCTTAAAATCGGCTTAGAAGCAACATCATAG
- a CDS encoding Lrp/AsnC ligand binding domain-containing protein — protein MQKTIEPKQRYLVLVKLNPTKTEAFYNSLMKISEIPSEGVRLNATYNVFGEWDFAVWFEANSNDEAVHFVGEKIRSIDGVVETTTMPATPIKEYRP, from the coding sequence ATGCAGAAAACCATAGAACCCAAACAGCGCTACCTTGTGCTGGTCAAGCTCAATCCCACCAAAACTGAAGCCTTCTACAATTCACTCATGAAAATCTCCGAGATACCCAGCGAAGGCGTGAGGCTCAACGCAACCTACAACGTTTTTGGAGAATGGGACTTTGCCGTGTGGTTTGAAGCTAACAGCAACGATGAAGCTGTCCATTTTGTGGGCGAGAAAATCCGCTCAATTGATGGAGTAGTTGAAACCACCACAATGCCTGCCACCCCAATCAAAGAATACCGTCCCTAA
- a CDS encoding metal ABC transporter permease — translation MTAVNIFDLFGYQFFQNALLGGCIAAVACATVGLFLILKKEAMIGDGLSHTAFGGIAIGLLFGINPLLTALGVSILAVLAISYMRRKGIAPSDSAIAVMLALGFSTGLIVISIANGFNVELFSYLFGSILTIDHADLMMVALLGLAVLLFVGIFRRELLSMVFDEDDSRVMGIPTRTLSVAFDLLVAVTIVLSIKVIGTILVVALLVLPGLSALKLGLSFRKTVLAAIGFSLASTVLGIVLSATLDIATGGLIVFTSGMFFVFTFVYKKLG, via the coding sequence GTGACGGCAGTTAACATTTTTGACCTGTTTGGTTACCAATTCTTCCAAAACGCCCTTTTAGGCGGATGCATAGCCGCAGTAGCCTGCGCCACTGTGGGGCTGTTTTTGATTTTGAAGAAGGAAGCCATGATAGGGGATGGCTTGTCGCATACGGCGTTTGGCGGCATCGCCATAGGGCTCCTGTTTGGCATTAATCCCCTGCTAACTGCTTTGGGGGTTAGCATATTGGCGGTGCTTGCGATTTCGTATATGCGCCGAAAAGGCATCGCGCCCTCGGACTCCGCCATAGCGGTCATGTTGGCGTTAGGTTTCTCCACAGGACTCATTGTTATAAGCATAGCAAACGGCTTTAATGTGGAGCTGTTTAGCTACCTCTTTGGCTCGATTTTGACCATTGACCATGCTGACTTGATGATGGTTGCATTGCTGGGGTTGGCAGTTTTGCTGTTTGTAGGCATCTTCCGAAGGGAACTGCTGTCTATGGTGTTTGACGAAGACGACTCCCGCGTCATGGGCATACCCACCAGAACACTTTCGGTAGCCTTCGATTTGCTGGTCGCAGTAACCATCGTGCTCTCCATCAAAGTAATCGGCACCATTTTGGTGGTTGCGCTTCTCGTGCTGCCTGGGCTTTCGGCGCTTAAGCTGGGGCTTTCGTTTAGAAAAACCGTTTTGGCGGCCATCGGGTTTAGCCTCGCAAGCACCGTGCTGGGCATTGTGCTTTCGGCTACGCTAGACATTGCTACTGGCGGATTGATTGTGTTTACGTCGGGGATGTTTTTTGTGTTCACGTTTGTGTACAAAAAACTGGGCTAA
- a CDS encoding DUF1638 domain-containing protein, with translation MPEPRHKKCILACSVLKKEIQQLRAQHEVEADVVFVSKAFHVDFELLEKNLRLMIERTLPRYANKPILVYGDLCLGLNGEMKKLAQEYGLVKIDALNCIDCLLGGKSKIEQADPNHEFMFMDPGMIEFFRDAQEKLKQEGMAEDALKGFFSGIRGIVLLDTLGDAEKGKAEIEELQLGLEVLETKTVGLDNLKKLILEAFEKLD, from the coding sequence ATGCCCGAACCCCGCCACAAAAAATGTATTCTTGCGTGCAGTGTTCTCAAAAAAGAAATCCAGCAGCTCAGAGCGCAACATGAGGTCGAAGCGGATGTTGTGTTTGTTTCAAAAGCGTTCCATGTAGATTTTGAGTTGTTAGAGAAAAATCTGCGCCTGATGATTGAACGCACTTTGCCGCGTTATGCTAATAAACCGATTTTGGTATATGGCGACCTGTGCCTTGGCTTAAACGGCGAGATGAAAAAACTCGCCCAAGAATACGGCTTGGTCAAAATTGATGCTTTAAACTGCATCGACTGCCTTCTTGGCGGGAAGAGCAAAATTGAGCAGGCAGACCCAAACCACGAATTCATGTTCATGGACCCCGGTATGATTGAGTTTTTTCGTGATGCCCAAGAGAAACTCAAACAGGAAGGTATGGCTGAGGATGCGTTGAAGGGTTTTTTCAGCGGAATTAGAGGGATTGTGCTTTTGGACACTTTGGGTGACGCAGAAAAAGGTAAGGCTGAAATCGAAGAATTACAGTTGGGTCTTGAAGTTTTGGAAACTAAAACTGTTGGGTTAGACAACTTGAAGAAACTGATTTTGGAAGCCTTCGAAAAGCTGGATTAA
- a CDS encoding CopG family ribbon-helix-helix protein, with amino-acid sequence MTIVSLSIPDTLLEQVDQNIKERGFISRSEIIRQALRLYLTEDLQIEELKGETTATITIIYRENADRRRLLEAQHIYGGLVSTFLHAHVHEGFCLEVIILKGKAPLIKKFIDNLRKNEQINQIKVAIINQRQ; translated from the coding sequence GTGACCATAGTTAGCCTATCCATACCCGACACACTCCTCGAACAAGTCGACCAAAACATAAAAGAAAGAGGCTTCATAAGCCGCTCCGAAATCATACGCCAAGCCCTACGCCTATACCTAACCGAAGACCTACAAATCGAAGAACTCAAAGGCGAAACCACCGCCACAATAACCATCATATACCGCGAAAACGCCGACCGCCGACGCCTACTCGAAGCCCAACACATCTACGGCGGCTTAGTCTCCACATTCCTTCACGCCCACGTTCACGAAGGCTTCTGCCTCGAAGTCATAATCCTGAAAGGAAAGGCACCACTAATTAAAAAATTCATAGACAACCTCAGAAAAAACGAACAAATAAACCAAATCAAAGTAGCAATCATAAACCAAAGGCAATAA
- a CDS encoding 50S ribosomal protein L14e produces the protein MPAVEVGRICMKSAGREIGKKCVIIDVMDKSFVLVTGPKAVTGVKRKRANINHIVALEDKLDLKRGASDEEVTQTLTAAGKLEEMKQTAQTATQ, from the coding sequence ATGCCCGCAGTTGAAGTCGGTAGAATATGCATGAAAAGTGCAGGACGCGAGATAGGCAAAAAATGCGTAATCATTGATGTCATGGATAAAAGCTTCGTCCTCGTAACAGGACCCAAAGCAGTCACGGGAGTTAAACGGAAACGTGCCAACATAAACCACATTGTTGCGCTTGAAGACAAGCTGGACCTTAAACGAGGCGCCTCCGACGAAGAAGTTACCCAGACCCTAACCGCCGCCGGTAAACTCGAAGAGATGAAGCAGACAGCCCAAACTGCCACCCAGTAA
- a CDS encoding PQQ-binding-like beta-propeller repeat protein, which translates to MKSQKPILHNFPMPKGKAFASVLLVALILTLCWSLPAQAEYKSQSQGMLNLSSEFGVSWDKDDVVHAIAESKSDNSTVLAGYTASLGAGDLDVWLIKTASHLNVFPGMGSYYMDSVEWRKTFGGAQDDVAEDIVVASDGGYVLAGYTKSFGAGGSDAYLVKTDVDGILLWNVTFGGVGDDALTTIALASDDGYLLAGYTNSDVSFQSTWVIKTDSEGNMQWNATYPGQGTKAISPADDGGYVIATDNPNAFGLIKIDTNGQTQWNQTYSGPRAEAHVESVTQTVDGGYALAGCLVTSGFNSSSPWLVKTDAEGNMLWEKDYGGILGVYSIVQTNEGGYAMCGDRACLIITDSEGDVLWSKTYDALSEDNLQFTRAYCILQPNSSQFLMAGTQQSYGQFLTGLDACMWRVTLKQVEDLTPPQISILSPENKIYTNSSVPLFFSLNKPAIWMGYQIDSGLNITITGNTTIPDLPDGNHNITLYAADADYNSGRSQTVCFENFVVDTVPLFVTVNLLQNSVEPDDLSVNLTANKPLASASYSLDGQANQTLTHNSSLADLASGEHTLMVFAEDELGLVGTSGLIQFTVAPSATPSQASTANPTTTTTPTPDIAQPQSSQLTAPPEPTHTLQASPSDSASSSGNSRSPEPFWLGVTVVAVGASLMVAGLFWRKRGRRITSSKLIRFWRF; encoded by the coding sequence GTGAAAAGCCAAAAACCAATCTTGCACAATTTTCCAATGCCAAAAGGCAAGGCGTTTGCCAGTGTCTTACTGGTAGCTTTAATTCTGACTCTCTGTTGGTCGTTACCTGCCCAAGCTGAATACAAGAGTCAATCACAAGGCATGCTGAACCTGAGTAGCGAATTCGGGGTAAGCTGGGACAAAGACGACGTGGTTCATGCTATTGCAGAATCAAAAAGCGATAACAGCACTGTGCTTGCAGGCTACACAGCTTCTTTGGGCGCAGGCGACTTGGATGTGTGGCTCATAAAAACTGCATCACACCTAAACGTCTTTCCCGGAATGGGCAGCTACTACATGGATTCTGTGGAGTGGCGAAAAACCTTTGGTGGCGCCCAAGATGATGTGGCAGAAGATATAGTTGTAGCCAGCGACGGCGGATATGTGTTGGCGGGCTACACCAAATCATTTGGCGCAGGAGGCTCAGACGCCTATCTGGTGAAGACTGATGTAGACGGCATTTTGCTGTGGAACGTGACCTTTGGCGGAGTAGGAGACGACGCATTAACCACTATTGCTTTGGCATCTGACGATGGATACCTTTTAGCTGGCTACACCAACTCCGACGTATCCTTCCAGAGCACTTGGGTGATAAAAACTGACTCCGAGGGCAATATGCAGTGGAACGCCACCTACCCTGGGCAAGGCACCAAAGCAATCAGCCCCGCAGACGACGGCGGATACGTGATAGCCACAGACAACCCAAACGCATTTGGGCTCATCAAAATTGATACCAACGGTCAAACGCAGTGGAACCAAACGTACTCTGGACCAAGAGCAGAAGCTCATGTGGAGTCGGTGACTCAAACGGTTGACGGCGGCTACGCGTTAGCTGGATGTTTGGTGACGAGCGGTTTCAATTCTTCTTCACCTTGGCTTGTCAAAACCGACGCTGAAGGAAACATGCTGTGGGAAAAAGATTACGGCGGAATCTTGGGCGTGTACTCCATTGTACAGACAAATGAGGGCGGCTACGCGATGTGTGGGGACCGCGCGTGCCTAATAATAACCGATTCAGAGGGTGATGTTCTGTGGAGCAAAACTTATGACGCCTTATCCGAGGACAATTTGCAATTCACGCGTGCTTACTGCATTCTCCAGCCGAACTCCAGCCAGTTTTTGATGGCGGGCACCCAGCAAAGCTATGGGCAATTTCTCACTGGACTTGACGCGTGCATGTGGCGCGTAACTTTAAAGCAAGTTGAGGACCTAACGCCGCCTCAAATTTCGATTCTGTCCCCTGAAAACAAAATCTACACAAACAGTAGCGTTCCACTGTTTTTCTCCCTCAACAAGCCTGCCATCTGGATGGGCTACCAAATCGATTCAGGCCTAAACATAACCATAACTGGCAACACTACAATCCCCGATTTGCCTGACGGCAACCACAACATCACCTTGTATGCTGCCGACGCTGACTACAACAGCGGGCGGTCACAGACTGTTTGCTTTGAGAATTTTGTGGTTGACACAGTTCCCTTGTTTGTCACGGTTAATTTGCTTCAAAACAGCGTTGAACCCGACGACCTCTCCGTGAACCTCACGGCAAACAAGCCCCTTGCATCAGCAAGCTACAGTTTAGACGGGCAAGCAAACCAGACTCTTACTCACAACAGTTCTCTGGCGGATTTAGCTTCGGGAGAGCACACTTTGATGGTGTTTGCTGAGGACGAGTTAGGGCTTGTGGGCACCTCAGGGCTGATTCAGTTCACTGTGGCACCCTCCGCTACGCCATCGCAGGCTTCAACCGCGAACCCGACAACTACAACCACGCCAACACCTGACATAGCGCAACCGCAATCTTCGCAGTTAACCGCCCCTCCTGAGCCGACACATACGCTGCAGGCTTCACCCTCAGACTCTGCGTCCTCAAGCGGCAATTCACGTTCACCTGAGCCGTTTTGGCTGGGTGTTACCGTTGTTGCTGTAGGTGCAAGTTTGATGGTTGCAGGTCTGTTCTGGAGAAAACGTGGCAGGCGCATAACTTCTTCAAAATTAATTCGTTTTTGGCGTTTCTAG
- a CDS encoding metal ABC transporter ATP-binding protein, which yields MIQTHPAPPPILETENVDVSRTGEPILQNVSFSINKGDYVGIVGPNGGGKTTLILTLLKFLPRTKGSIRLFGSDIDKFSSWEKVAYISQQATAFDKQFPLTVRELVSLGCIRKGNVGRRFTSEDWAAVDESIRFMGLTDVADKRIGQLSGGQKQRVFVAKALARNPEIIFLDEPVVGVDSTTLEKFYKKLGDLNTQKQTTILMVTHDLTSVFCRMSKVLCVNKKVEIANITSDLDQEALLQRAYGDHFHFVFHKHDCTGVFEK from the coding sequence ATGATTCAAACTCATCCAGCACCACCCCCTATTTTGGAGACAGAAAACGTCGACGTTTCCCGAACCGGCGAACCCATACTCCAAAACGTCAGCTTCTCCATAAACAAAGGCGACTACGTAGGCATAGTTGGCCCTAACGGCGGAGGCAAAACCACCCTCATCCTTACGTTGCTTAAATTTTTGCCCCGCACCAAAGGCTCCATCCGGCTGTTTGGGTCTGACATTGACAAGTTTTCATCATGGGAAAAAGTTGCTTATATTTCTCAGCAGGCAACCGCGTTTGACAAACAGTTTCCCTTAACTGTTAGGGAGCTTGTGTCGTTGGGTTGCATCCGAAAAGGAAACGTAGGGCGAAGGTTCACCTCTGAAGACTGGGCAGCAGTGGACGAGAGCATCCGCTTCATGGGGTTAACCGACGTCGCCGACAAACGCATTGGACAACTTTCTGGGGGACAGAAGCAGCGGGTTTTTGTTGCCAAAGCCTTAGCCAGAAACCCCGAAATCATTTTCCTAGACGAACCCGTGGTTGGCGTGGACTCCACCACTTTAGAAAAATTCTACAAAAAACTGGGTGACCTTAACACCCAAAAGCAAACCACCATCTTGATGGTCACCCACGATTTGACCTCGGTTTTCTGCCGCATGTCCAAGGTGCTGTGCGTTAACAAAAAAGTCGAAATCGCCAACATAACCAGCGACTTAGACCAAGAAGCGCTTCTGCAAAGAGCTTATGGTGACCACTTCCACTTTGTCTTCCACAAACATGACTGCACGGGAGTCTTTGAGAAGTGA
- a CDS encoding creatininase family protein produces the protein MKNLPHIWLDELSTKEAAKAADDKTVVIFPVGSVEEHGVHLPLCTDSIQSEFIAVEVAKKTGCLLAPAFRHGICNAGRNFPGTITIKFETLYYLARDVLSELVRNGFNRIIVLTGHAGSTHMTALKLAAQEAIQASENSKAKRRTRIMVLSDYDFADELTEELGFPKGDGHAGGVETSRVMAIRPDLIKGEGVTSFPRMPRFEVVPDPERYFPSGVMGDPTSASEEKGKTMNDYVIEHVAKLVEEIKKD, from the coding sequence ATGAAGAACTTGCCTCACATATGGCTTGATGAACTCAGCACCAAAGAAGCCGCCAAAGCCGCCGACGACAAAACCGTCGTCATTTTCCCCGTTGGCAGTGTTGAGGAACACGGCGTCCACCTTCCCCTATGCACTGACAGCATCCAATCGGAGTTCATTGCCGTTGAGGTTGCCAAAAAAACGGGGTGCCTGCTTGCACCCGCATTTAGGCACGGCATATGCAACGCCGGACGAAACTTCCCCGGCACCATAACAATCAAGTTCGAAACGCTGTATTACCTCGCGCGGGACGTGCTCTCCGAGTTGGTCCGCAACGGCTTTAACCGCATCATCGTCTTAACTGGACACGCCGGGTCAACACATATGACGGCGCTAAAGCTTGCCGCCCAAGAAGCCATCCAAGCCTCCGAGAACTCCAAAGCAAAACGACGCACCCGCATTATGGTTTTGTCTGACTACGACTTCGCAGATGAACTGACCGAAGAGTTAGGGTTCCCCAAAGGGGACGGGCACGCTGGCGGGGTGGAAACCAGCCGCGTTATGGCAATCCGACCCGACTTAATCAAGGGCGAAGGGGTGACGAGTTTTCCGCGTATGCCCCGATTCGAAGTTGTTCCTGACCCTGAACGGTATTTCCCCAGCGGAGTCATGGGCGACCCCACTTCTGCTTCCGAGGAGAAAGGCAAAACCATGAACGACTACGTCATTGAACACGTGGCTAAGCTTGTGGAGGAAATAAAAAAAGACTAA
- a CDS encoding RNA-guided pseudouridylation complex pseudouridine synthase subunit Cbf5: protein MPKTAPPWETKREVHIKNEGPTDPKYGSRPDKRPAEQYIRYGLINLDKPAGPTSHEVAAWTKRLLKVPSIGHGGTLDPKVTGVLPITLNDSTKIVQALLYSGKEYICVMKLHGDVQASHIRKILGEFEDEIYQRPPLRSSVKRQIRTRKIYYNEFIEMQGRNVLFRVGCEGGTYIRKLCYDIGEIAGVGAHMQELRRTRSGPLSENSKGFVTLHDVAYWFDEWQKDQDPQTLHKFIQPMETALELIPKLTVRDSAVDALCHGANLTAPGVLSIEGEVAKNTLVAIFTLKGEAIALGKAQLNTFEILNAKRGTVAKLERVLMERGTYPKTWKTDSTQK, encoded by the coding sequence ATGCCAAAAACCGCCCCGCCATGGGAGACTAAACGTGAAGTCCACATAAAAAATGAGGGCCCAACCGACCCAAAATACGGTAGCCGCCCAGACAAAAGACCAGCTGAACAATACATACGCTACGGACTCATCAACCTTGACAAGCCCGCAGGTCCAACAAGCCATGAAGTCGCCGCTTGGACAAAACGATTGCTGAAAGTTCCATCCATCGGACACGGAGGAACCCTTGACCCCAAAGTCACAGGCGTTTTGCCCATCACATTAAACGACTCCACCAAAATCGTGCAGGCACTGCTCTACAGTGGCAAAGAATACATCTGTGTCATGAAACTCCACGGGGATGTACAGGCAAGCCACATCCGCAAAATTTTGGGAGAATTTGAAGATGAAATTTATCAACGTCCCCCGCTGAGGTCGTCAGTGAAACGGCAAATCCGCACCCGCAAAATCTACTATAACGAATTCATTGAAATGCAAGGACGAAACGTGCTGTTTCGGGTGGGATGCGAGGGCGGCACTTACATCCGTAAACTCTGCTACGACATCGGCGAAATCGCAGGTGTCGGCGCCCACATGCAGGAACTGCGAAGAACTCGGTCTGGCCCGTTAAGCGAAAACAGCAAGGGCTTTGTCACGTTACACGATGTGGCTTACTGGTTTGACGAATGGCAAAAAGACCAAGACCCCCAAACATTACACAAATTTATTCAACCCATGGAAACCGCGCTGGAACTGATTCCCAAGCTTACGGTAAGGGACTCCGCGGTTGATGCTCTCTGTCACGGCGCCAACCTTACCGCTCCGGGGGTTCTCTCGATAGAGGGCGAAGTAGCCAAAAACACCTTAGTGGCAATCTTTACCCTAAAAGGCGAAGCAATAGCTCTTGGAAAAGCTCAGCTGAACACATTTGAAATCCTTAACGCGAAACGGGGAACCGTAGCTAAACTGGAGCGGGTTCTCATGGAACGCGGCACTTACCCCAAAACATGGAAAACCGACAGTACCCAGAAATGA
- a CDS encoding cyclic nucleotide-binding/CBS domain-containing protein, which translates to MGASTINLKKEFPSILDSAYAQYKRNLSRYKEAKEIMTRQIITTTPEASMEEAAKTMGQQHIGSLIVTKYGAPVGIITERDLLTKVLASGKDPAKENVEDVMSYPLVKISAAAQIKAAAQMMIHRKGRLTVFDAGELVGVITASDLIRSLPEVPETAVNVDDFMTRQVVTADEKTPVMDVAKIMGKERVGSVIISRDGEPFGIFTERDLLTEFLAKDKTLHLEVGHAASTPIVTIPQGTSVHIAAAAMAMKHIKRLPVSTLDKIVGIITARDLVEAYAK; encoded by the coding sequence ATGGGAGCATCAACTATAAACCTAAAAAAGGAGTTCCCAAGCATCCTCGACAGCGCATACGCACAATACAAACGTAATCTTTCGCGCTACAAAGAAGCCAAAGAAATCATGACCCGCCAAATCATCACCACCACACCTGAAGCCTCTATGGAGGAAGCCGCCAAAACCATGGGTCAACAACACATCGGAAGCCTAATTGTAACCAAATACGGCGCCCCAGTAGGCATAATCACCGAAAGAGACCTACTAACCAAGGTTTTAGCCAGCGGAAAAGACCCCGCCAAAGAAAACGTCGAAGACGTAATGAGTTACCCGCTTGTCAAAATCAGCGCCGCCGCCCAAATCAAAGCAGCCGCCCAAATGATGATACACCGAAAGGGCAGACTTACCGTTTTTGATGCAGGCGAACTAGTCGGAGTGATCACGGCGTCAGATTTAATTCGGAGCTTGCCCGAGGTTCCTGAAACCGCCGTGAACGTGGACGACTTCATGACGCGGCAGGTTGTCACGGCAGACGAGAAAACCCCTGTTATGGATGTTGCAAAGATTATGGGAAAAGAAAGAGTGGGCAGCGTCATAATCTCTCGCGATGGAGAACCGTTTGGCATCTTTACGGAACGAGACCTGTTGACTGAGTTTTTGGCAAAAGATAAGACATTACATTTGGAGGTTGGACATGCAGCCTCGACGCCGATAGTCACTATTCCGCAGGGTACCAGTGTTCACATTGCGGCTGCTGCTATGGCAATGAAACACATCAAACGGCTACCGGTCTCGACACTGGACAAAATCGTGGGCATAATTACAGCTCGTGACTTGGTTGAGGCATACGCAAAGTAA